From one Papio anubis isolate 15944 chromosome 12, Panubis1.0, whole genome shotgun sequence genomic stretch:
- the LOC116268553 gene encoding potassium voltage-gated channel subfamily E member 3 isoform X2: METTNGTETWYESLHAVLKALNATLHSNLLCRPGPGLGPDNQTEERPASLPGRDDNSYMYILFVMFLFAVTVGSLILGYTRSRKVDKRSDPYHVYIKNRVSMI; this comes from the coding sequence ATGGAGACTACCAATGGAACTGAGACTTGGTATGAGAGCCTACATGCCGTGCTGAAGGCTTTAAATGCCACTCTTCACAGCAATTTGCTCTGCcggccagggccagggctggggccagACAACCAGACTGAAGAGCGACCGGCCAGCCTACCTGGCCGTGATGACAACTCCTACATGTACATTCTCTTTGTCATGTTTCTATTTGCTGTCACTGTGGGCAGCCTCATCCTGGGATATACCCGCTCCCGCAAAGTGGACAAGCGTAGTGACCCCTATCATGTGTATATCAAGAACCGTGTGTCTATGATCTAA